Proteins encoded within one genomic window of Triticum aestivum cultivar Chinese Spring chromosome 2D, IWGSC CS RefSeq v2.1, whole genome shotgun sequence:
- the LOC123050396 gene encoding uncharacterized protein translates to MELVGLVPTPSSGRRGTSSSPSSASSSAYGPGRSTHAAAVLRLRPAADTGARTLPLLTRATVPSRTHSLAQLPQAMAWLPASHAFAGSAMVRLASPFRLAAAGARLLPLRRRRSGFSRHRHQVNTRCTPAEAEAAGVTRKKEPAPISKKYLVAALVLVKVTGRIGAYICQKFNLQLPMPEDWIGVATTVLLFGKSAYKIVKDAKDVAELVMYIIKLFTDDSTGPQPATSDKPSTGDEAIPATSEESK, encoded by the exons ATGGAGCTCGTCGGGCTCGTGCCGACGCCTTCCTCCGGTAGGCGcggcacctcctcctccccctcctccgcctcctcctctgcctacGGCCCGGGGCGGTCGACGCACGCGGCGGCCGTTCTCCGCCTCAGACCCGCCGCCGACACCGGCGCCCGCACCCTCCCGCTCCTGACGCGCGCTACAGTTCCATCCCGCACCCACTCGCTCGCGCAGCTGCCTCAGGCGATGGCTTGGCTTCCGGCTAGCCACGCTTTCGCCGGCTCAGCCATGGTTCGGCTGGCATCTCCTTTCCGGCTGGCGGCTGCGGGCGCAAGACTTCTCCCTCTCCGGCGG AGGCGGTCAGGGTTCAGTCGGCATCGGCATCAGGTGAACACCCGGTGCACGCCGGCGGAGGCTGAGGCAGCTGGTGTCACCCGCAAGAAGGAACCTGCGCCAATCTCAAAAAAATACCTAGTTGCGGCTCTGGTTTTGGTCAAAGTTACAGGGAGAATTGGTGCATACATCTGCCAGAAGTTCAACTTGCAGCTGCCGATGCCCGAGGACTGGATCGGCGTGGCCACTACTGTCCTGCTCTTCGGCAAGTCTGCATACAAGATTGTCAAAGATGCCAAAGACGTTGCAGAATTGGTGATGTACATAATCAAACTGTTCACCGATGATTCTACAGGACCCCAGCCAGCAACAAGTGACAAGCCATCGACAGGCGATGAAGCAATCCCAGCAACAAGCGAGGAATCCAAGTGA